GACCAATGGTACGACTGGGCACCGGACGGTAAATGGTTTCTGGTGGATTTTCTTGATCGTAACCGCTGGTCGGCGGAAGCGGGCATCGTGGACGCAGAGGGCAAGGTCCGGCTGACGAACCTGACCAACAGTGGTTATGATGACCTGCGCCCGCAGTGGGTGAACGGCGGCAAATCGATGATCTGGTTTACCGACCGGTACGGGCTCCACGGAGACGGCGCCGGCCAACTGCCGCAGGTCGATGTTTACGAAATGTTTTTCAGCCGCGAAGCCTTCGACCGTTTCCGTCTGTCCCCAGCCGAATTTGCGGTGCTGAAAGAGCAGGAGGACGACGCCAAGAAGGAGAAGGGTAAGCAGAAGGATGAGAAAACCTCCGCCAGCCCGACCCCGCCTCCAAGTCCGGAGCAGAGACCGGCTGTCACCCCGGCGGCCACGGACTCCGGGAAGACCGAGCCGCTCACGATCGACCTGAAGAACATTGAGGACCGTACAGCGCGACTCACCCTCGCCTCGTCGCAAGTTGCGGACGCCCATTTGACGAAAGACGGCGAGACGCTGGTTTACCTGGCCAAAAGCGCCAAGGGGTACGAGCTCTGGAGCTTGAAGCCGCGCGATAAGGAGTTGAAGCGGCTGGCGGAATTTGATGCCGGCGAGCATCGCCATGGACCCGGTCCGGCGTTTCCGGAGCAGGTTGAGCTGGACGGCGAAGGAAAGAACGCGTTTATTCTGGTGGAAGGCCGGCTAACGAAGGTCAGCCTGGCGGACGGCAAGCAGGAACCGGTTAAAGTTGCGGCTGAAAAGGAGCTCGATCCTGCAGCTGAGCGGGCTTATTTGTTCGAGCACATCTGGCGCCAGGTGAAAGAAAAGTTTTACGTCGCGGACCTGCACGGCGTTGATTGGGAATATTACAAGCAGGTCTACGCCAGGTTCCTGCCCTACATCGATGATAACCGCGACTTCGCCGAGTTGACGAGCGAGATGCTTGGCGAACTGAACGCCAGCCACACCGGCTGCCGCTTTGTTGCCCAGGATCAGGATCAAACCGCCGCGCTGGGCGCCTTCTTCGATCCCCAATACAAGGGCCCGGGAATCCGGGTTGAGGAGGTCATTGCCAAAGGACCTTTGAGCACCACGGACCCGGTGATCACTGCCGGGATGGTGATCGAAAAGATTAACGGTGTGCCGATCGATCCGGCCACCGACCTAAGCGCCCTTCTCAACCATAAAGCCGGAAAGCTGATCGACGTCACGGTGTTTGATCCGGCCAAAGGCACGCGAACCGATGTAACGTTCAAGCCGATCAGCCTGGGGGAACAGGAGAACCTCCTTTACGAACGTTGGGTCCGACAGCGGCGTGAACTCGTTGACCGTCTCAGCCACGGTACGATCGGCTACGTGCACGTCCGTGGAATGGATGACGAGAGTTATCGGAACACTTTCGCCGAGTCACTGGGTGGGCGCCAAAGTGGGAAAAAGGCGTTGATCGTCGACACCCGCTTTAACGGTGGCGGCAACCTCCATGACGAGCTTCAAACCTTCTTGAGCGGCAGACCCTATTTGCACGCCGTGCCGCGTGGCCAAAGCCTGGGTTGGGACCCATTCAACAAGTGGGCCAAGACGAATGCCGTGCTCGTGAACGAGAGCAACTATTCCGACGGGATGTTGTTCCCCTGGGTTTACCAGTTTTTCCACCTTGGAAAAGTGATTGGCATGCCGGTCCCGGGGACAGGCACGGCGGTGTGGTGGGAAACGCTTCAGGATCCCTCCCTTTTCTTCGGCATTCCGGAGGTTGGTTACATCGACGAAAAAGGGCAATGGATGGAAAGAACCCAGGTTGAACCCGATATCCGCGTGAACAACGATCCGAAGAGCGTGGCGGAGGGGCGCGATCTCCAGATCGAACGGGCCGTCCAGGAGCTGATGGGGGCGGATGGTGTGCATGGCTGAAATAATCCAGTTGCCAGGTCTGCGGTTTCAGCCTAGCTTCGGAGCCTTCTTTTAAGGAGATATAGCTCAATTGGTTAGAGCGCTGCCCTGTCACGGCAGAGGTTGCGGGTTCGAGCCCCGTTATCTCCGGGTGTAAAAGCCCCGTTCCAAGCGAGCGGCTTCCAGACCCGGTGCACTCCGGCGTTTTGCAATCTCATCGGAGACCGCCGAAAATCGGCAACAGGCCGTCTTCCCGTCCTGCACGGGTGTGTGCAGGCAAGGATCAAGCCAGCCCTGGGCCCGGCGTGAGGCACTTGCGGGCGTCCCGTTTACACGGCGCTTGGCCCGAACGCCACGCCGCTCGGCTCCGTTTTTAACGCTAGGTTTTCGTCGCCCGGCGTATCCGGTAAGTTTCACCGGACACATCAACCTCCCCCTCCTCACCGCGTTGGATGCGTTCAGTGACCTCTTTCGGCAGCGGCTTTCCCTGATTCCGGCCATCTCCAAACTGACCGGTATGCACCCATTTGCCGTCCTCCAATTTTTCGACCTCGTAGGCGATCGCCAAAGGATTGATTTCCATGTCGTAAAATGCGCTGAACACGGACCGCCGGCAGAAAAATTTCGGCTTGGATTAATTAAGAACGGCCGGCCTGCCGCCCAAAAACCGGCAGGGAAATTAGCGGTGCCGCATCCCGGCTCGAGAGCGGCCAAAGTAACCTACCATTTCAGATCCGGTGGGCCAGACGCGCGACGACGGCGATCAGTTCGCCTGCCTCGGTGGGCTTGGCGACGTGCATGTCGAAGCCTGCGACGATCGCCCGTCGCCGGTCTTCGGAGCGAGCGAGCGCAGTCAGGGCAACGGCCGGCACATCTCCGCCCGCGTCAGGCCCGAGCCGGCGGACATTTCTGATCAACTGGTACCCGTCTTCACCCGGCATCCCGATATCACAAACCAGCACATCGGGATGCACCTGCCGGATGAGTTTAAGCCCTTCGGCGGCTGACCCGGCGGTGAACACCGTCGCCTCACACTCTTCGAGCATTCGTTTGACGACCATCCGCGCATCCGGTTCATCGTCGATCACGACGATCTTGGCCTTTTTCAGAGAAGGAGGCTGCGTAAACGTTTCATCCGTTCCCACCGGTGCCGACGCTGATTGGCCACCCGGGCTTTCCGTTTCGTCGGACTGAATGATGGCCAGCGGCAAGCGGACCGTGAACGTGCTGCCCTGACCTTCGCCCCGGCTTTTAACGTGGACGCTGCCGCCGTGCATTTCGGTCAGGCTTTTGACGAGGGCCAACCCGAGGCCAAGGCCGCCCTGTTTGCGCGTTGTCGAAGCGTCAGCTTGGCGGAAACGCTCAAAGAGATGCGGCAGGAATTCAGGTTTAATGCCTTGCCCTGTATCGCGGACACTGACCTCGATGTACGAGTCGGCGCGCTGCAGAAATACCTGCACGCGCCCATGGCGCGAGGTGAATTTGATCGCGTTGGCGAGCAGGTTCCAAAAAATCTGCTGGAGCCGGGCGGCATCACCCATCACGGTGCTGGCGGCGCGCGAATCCAGAACCTTTTGCAGCCGGATTCCCTTGGCGGCAGCCGTAGGGGCGACGGCATCGACGACGGCTTCGATCACCATCGCCAAGTCGACGTGCTGCACATCGAGCCGCACCTTCCCTGCGATGATGCGGCTCATGTCGAGCAGATCTTCAATCAACTGGGTTTGCACGCGGGCGTTACGCTCGATAACGGCCAGACCTTCCTGGAAGTCGCGCTCCTGCACTTTGCCGCCGCGAAGGATTTGCGCCCAGCCAAGGATGGCGTTGAGCGGGGTGCGTAGTTCATGGCTGAGCG
This sequence is a window from Verrucomicrobiota bacterium. Protein-coding genes within it:
- a CDS encoding PD40 domain-containing protein — its product is MSRTSISGRIAACPPGAVWALLITYNLFLLLLTPAPAAEPVPLGPVTPLWLRYPAISPDGKNIAFTFRGNLFRVPATGGQAIALTAGPAHRIAPVWSPDGKYLAFASDEYGNYDIFLISADGGPVRRLTDHSADEIPAGFTPDGQYVVFSAHRMNSAKSSKFPLGRVLPELYRVSIEGRKEPDQIFSTPARNAHFDRTGQRIIYEDIKGYEDLWRKHETFSIAHDIWLYDVQSGDYTKLTDYPGEDREPVWASDQQSVFYLSEQSGSSNVWRLSLDQNRPGIPVQVTHFDKNPVRFLSADDIGDLCFGYDGEIYTLPSGGNEPRKIAVQIALADDRNRVSTQVQSAGVTDVALSPNGKEIAVVIRGDIYVVSVEHGETKRITNTPGQERTVHFSPDSRHLVFAAEYNRPWAVYEASIVAPKEKEPYFFDSTVIDVHPVVENGRENFQPQYSPDGKEVAYLEDRTTLKVINLDTKQTRVILPGEYNYSYEDGDQWYDWAPDGKWFLVDFLDRNRWSAEAGIVDAEGKVRLTNLTNSGYDDLRPQWVNGGKSMIWFTDRYGLHGDGAGQLPQVDVYEMFFSREAFDRFRLSPAEFAVLKEQEDDAKKEKGKQKDEKTSASPTPPPSPEQRPAVTPAATDSGKTEPLTIDLKNIEDRTARLTLASSQVADAHLTKDGETLVYLAKSAKGYELWSLKPRDKELKRLAEFDAGEHRHGPGPAFPEQVELDGEGKNAFILVEGRLTKVSLADGKQEPVKVAAEKELDPAAERAYLFEHIWRQVKEKFYVADLHGVDWEYYKQVYARFLPYIDDNRDFAELTSEMLGELNASHTGCRFVAQDQDQTAALGAFFDPQYKGPGIRVEEVIAKGPLSTTDPVITAGMVIEKINGVPIDPATDLSALLNHKAGKLIDVTVFDPAKGTRTDVTFKPISLGEQENLLYERWVRQRRELVDRLSHGTIGYVHVRGMDDESYRNTFAESLGGRQSGKKALIVDTRFNGGGNLHDELQTFLSGRPYLHAVPRGQSLGWDPFNKWAKTNAVLVNESNYSDGMLFPWVYQFFHLGKVIGMPVPGTGTAVWWETLQDPSLFFGIPEVGYIDEKGQWMERTQVEPDIRVNNDPKSVAEGRDLQIERAVQELMGADGVHG